DNA from Mustela lutreola isolate mMusLut2 chromosome 6, mMusLut2.pri, whole genome shotgun sequence:
ttaaaaaaaaataaataaataccatctttattaaaagaaaagaggaaggggtaGATTTGGTGCCTTTCATAAGAGGTTATTCTCAACCAAAATTTCTCCTTGCTAACTGCTTGGGAGCCAGAATGTTGGTTTTAAGTTTATTCTagttttttcaaatatgtttataagccttttctttcttctgcaaaATGTTATatcactaaaaggaaaaaaaaatgtttattttagctatctgatttttgtgtttttaaaaaatttttattattttaatactttcttcATGGACCAatctaagttatttatttaagccATCTCCTGCCATAAACAAAAGGATGGAAGATCAGTATTCTGGTCATCATTTGACACAAGTAAGGAAGGTGAGCTTGAGGTCCCATATACTTTTCTGATCCTAATGCAGAGTCATGGTCCAAACCAGTGCTGTGGTCCCCGCTGGGTAGTGGTCCAGGTTCTCCTTACTCATTTTCATAGGTGGTTGGAAGTGGATTCATGTGAGAATTATGGAATAGAGTGTGACTATCATCTCGCCTGGGAAAGGGCTTTGACCTGGTGCAGGAATGAGGTAGGCGATGAACTTGGGGCTCTCCATGCTCTCTGTGATGTGACTTCAGGAAGACGTTTAGCATACTCCCCACATCGGGGAGCGCTAAGAAGTATGGGAGGGCCTTCCACATCTGAGCAGAGCCCTCCTCACCGCCATGGGTGCCACTGAACATGGATTGCCCCACATGTGTCCCTGACTGACTTAGCAGCTCAGAAA
Protein-coding regions in this window:
- the LOC131833910 gene encoding cytochrome c oxidase subunit 6A1, mitochondrial-like, whose translation is MVMAGGSWVSELLSQSGTHVGQSMFSGTHGGEEGSAQMWKALPYFLALPDVGSMLNVFLKSHHREHGEPQVHRLPHSCTRSKPFPRRDDSHTLFHNSHMNPLPTTYENE